ATCATAAGTGATGTCAGTGGGGTCTATGTTTAATTTTTGATAAACAAGATTTCGATTATGGAGGACTAGATTTTCGAATTGAAACCCCATGATGGTTTCCCAACCAGGTAAACTGGATATCGAAGTTTTTGAGAAAATACCTTTTTTTATTTTATTATAATTTGGTTCAACGTATTTGAGGTAAAATCTTAAATAGTTATCGCTAAGTCTATATCTAAATATTCGTCTTTCTTTTCCTGTTTTTATTGACCATGAGTAGTCTTTTTCAATAAACCCTGAAAGCGTTAATTCGTTTAAATATTCTGATAAAGGTCCTCCGCTTGAATATTTTAAGTTTTGGGAAACTTCCTTATAGTCTGCGGATGCTGAGGCTAAATACTTAATAATTCTTCCATAAATATCGCTGCGTTTTCCAAAAAGGTCATGAAAAATCTGCTTGTATTCATCAAAAAGAATCCCGTCTTTTTCAAAACATAACTGTTTAATATTTTCGACAGCAGATAGAGAAGGATTGATTAACTCTAAATACCAAGGAATGCCTCCCATGATTGAAAATAGCATAAATTTTTCCAACGCAGATCCCTTAAAACCTAATTCGGTAAGCATTTGATTGGCATTTGAAATGGAGAGTTCTTCGAGAAAAATTTTTTGTGAAATCCTTCCAAAAAAACCCGTGCTGCTAATGATATTTTTTTCAATCCAATAAGAAACAGATCCGCATAAAATAAGAATCAAGTTGGGATTTTTGCTAAAATGAGTATCCCATGCAATTTTGAGTTTTCCCAAAAATGTTGGATCTTTTGATCCCATCCAAGAAATTTCATCCAATAAAATGATGGCGCTTCCTTTTTCTGTGATTTTGGCAAGAATTGTAAATAAAGTTCCCCAATCATCAGATTTTAAGAATTCCGGCCATTGAGAATATTTTTGTAACTGTCTGGCAAACTCTTCCCTCTGCAATTGAGCGGTAATTTTTTCCGTTGGAGCAAGTCCAGTAAAAGTGTAGAAAGTATGAGTTTTAGCAAATTCTTCAACAAGACGGCTTTTTCCAATACGCCTTCTTCCTCTAATGACAACGAGGCTTGCTGTCTTTTTTCTCAATAAGCGTCTTAATTTTTCTAAAAGCTTTTGTCTGCCAACAAAAATGAGTTTTTTCACAAATCCTCTTACGTAAAATGAAGAAAATGTCTTCTTGCGTAAGTTTATAGTGGCGGATTATTTTACGCAAAACAAATAAAACATTTTTTCGCGTAAGATGCTAACCACCTTACATGCAAATAATTAAGTTGTATTAAGGAGGAAGGTGGAAAATGGGCGACCGACGGGATTTGAACCCGCGACATCTAGAACCACAATCTAGCGCTCTACCACTGAACTACGGCCGCCATTGCGTGTTTCCTATGATATAAAAAAAAGAGGTTTTATCAAAGGATTTTTACTGATCTTTCGCAGTAAATTCTATTTAGAGGGGGAGCGAAAGGGACAAGATACAAGGATTGCGATGAAACTCAACTCCATGAGAGTTGAGCGAAGAGCTAAGACGCAGTAGATTGTTCTTTGCAGCCCTCCTATAAGTTGGAGTTGCTGCGTAAGGTCAGTATTTTGTGCGAAATTGCCAAAGAATCCAGCGGTCTTGAAGTTTTAGTAAGACATTTTTTGACAAACGCAAAAAGGGCTGAAGGCGATAATCTTTTTTTAACAACAAAAAGAGCAAGACAAAATAGGAAAGGAGTAAAACAAGAGGCATAGGATAAGAAAAACGGAGATCAAAGCCGCTTGGATAATAAAGCAGAAGATCTAAGACTTGGCTAGTGAAAAATGAGCAAACATTACCAAAAAGTCCTGTAAGAAGTGTAAAAAGGCCAAGCATCATACAAATCAAGATCAAAAAGGGAAAAAAGAGATTGTAGATGAGATAAAGCAAACTCACTTCATTGAAATAGAACAAAATGAGAGGAAATGTCACCATTTGAATACACAAGGTAAGTGCAAAAAGGTCACGAATTTTTGTGAGCAGAAAAATCCCCACAAGATCTTTTGTTGAATAGTGTTGAAGGGTATGTTTTGAAGGGAGTTTTAGCCTGTCTCCTATTTTTTCTCGTATGGGTTTGAAAAATACGATCAGAAAAAAGCAGATCCCGTAACTAAACTGAAATCCTAGCGACTGCAGATGCATAGGATGTAAAACAAGCTCTAACAAAAGAGCAATTCCTAACACGTTTAATCCAGAAATGCGCACATTGAAGAACTGAAACAGAAAATAAAACACACATGTGACATACGCTCTTTGAATCGATGGACTCGGGCCTAAAAAAAGAAAATAAAGAGTCAGTATTGCAAACGTGATGACAAGTGCCCACTTTTTGGGCAAAAATTTGAAACTTAAAAGCAGCAGCATGGCAAAAAATGCAAAGTGAAGACCTGATATGGCTAACAAGTGGCCCTGGCCACATTTTAAAAAAGATAAATAGAGCGTAGGATCTAAATTCCAGCCTAAAAAAAGCGCAGAAAAAAGGTGAGCCACATCTTTTTCAAACAAAGAATTTAAGCGATTCAACACTTTTTTTTTCATCAAAAAACGTGTTTTTATTGTTGTGTTTTTGGAAAATGCGACGCACTCTTTGAGTTTACATCGACCCTCATTGTAAGCGCCTTTGCAAAAGATCACATCTTCTAAAAGCGTGTGTTTAAAAAAGGTGATCGGCATGTTTTTAACTGGGTTGCCTCTCAGATCATAGCCTTTTTTGATGTGCGCTTTATAAAAATAACCGCGCTTTGCTGGTTGTATGCTTGCAATTTTGCAAATTGCTGCAAAAGATGCGTTTTTAGGAAAACTTAAACTGGAAGTTCCATAAAAAAAACCACACAAAATAAAACCAAAGAGCAAAAAGGCTTTTTTTGAGTAAAAGGGCGTTGTGTAAATTTGATAGATTGCTTCAAAAACAAATAACAGACACACAAAAAAGGCAAATAACCCAAAGATAGGAATACTTAAACCAAGAGCAAACAAAAAGGCATAGAGGAAAAAATGGTCTTGTTCAAGAAGCTGAAAAAACATGATGGAAGTTTAATCAACACTGCCTGGTTTGTCGATCTCTTTTTCTTGTTGGATAGTGTGTTGGATAATGCGTGCATTTCTCTGCCCTGCGATAAAATAAAACGACCAATTGATAAGAAGTAGCAACTTGTTTGCAAAACCGGCTAAGTAAAACACATGCACAAAACCCCATACAAACCATGCAAGAAGCCCTTTGAATTTAAAAACACCCATTTTGCCAATCGCTTTGTATTTTCCGACTGTGGCAAGCATGCCTTTATCAAAATACTTAAAAGCAGAGCGTTTTTCTTTTGGAATGTTTTTTTGAATAATTTTTGCCACAAAACGCCCTTGTTGGATTGCTGCAGGGGATATGGCAGGCAAAGGATTACCCTTTTTATCCTTAACGTGGGCAGCATCTCCAACCACAAAGACTTCGGGGTGATTGGGAACAGAAAGATCTGGATCTACAACCACGCGTCCTTGGGGATCTAGTTCCACACCTTCAAGCGTTTTTAGTAAGGGACTTGCCTGGTTTCCTGCAGCCCAAATCACATTGCGTGCTGATATGAATTCTTGATCCATATAAACGCCATCAAGAGTGATGTTTGTCACACGTTTATTAGAAATCACTTGTACGCCCAGTTTTTTTAAGTCCTTTTCTGCGCGATTTCCAAGAGACGGAGGAAAAGAAGGGAGCACGGGGGAGTGTGGATTGATCAAAAAAATCTGCGTTTTTGTCGGATCGATTTTTGAAAAATTTTTCAACATCGTTTTGTGTGCAATTTCAGCAATGGCTCCAGACATTTCAACACCTGTAGGGCCTGCTCCTACAATCACAAAAGTTAAGTATTTTTTTGCCTCCTCTTCACTGTCACAGCGCTCGGCTTTTTCAAAAGAAAATAGGATGTGCTCGCGTATTTTAAGGGCGTCGTCCAAACTTTTTAATCCTTTGGCTATCACTTCCCACTCAGGATGGCCAAAATAAGAGTGCCTTGCGCCAGGAGCGAGAATTAGGTGTGAATAATCAATGGTGTGACCATTTTCTAACTGGACTTGTTGTGCTTTAAGATCCACTTTGTCGACGCTAGCCATCACAACGCTAGCATTGGATTGTTTTTTTAAAATATCTCGAATAGGTCTTGCGATATCTGAAGGAGATAGTGCGGATGTGGCGACTTGATACAAAAGAGGTTGAAACAAGTGATGGTTAGTGCGATCAATGACAACAATATCGCAAGCAGCTTTTTTTAAATGCTTTGCAGCATTGAGTCCGGCAAAACCACCGCCCACAATCACAATTTTGCTTTCCTGATGCATATTCTCCCCTAAAATCGAAGTCTACATATTTTTGCTTTTAAGAAAAGTACAACGCGATATGAAAAGAAAAAAAACCTTTGATAAAAACTCACAAAGCTTGGAAAATGGCATCAAAATGTGAGAGCCAAATGTCTACAGAAAAACCTTCAAATACATGGGGATATTGGTGTAAAAGACGTTTCTATGAACAGTTTGAAGATGAACATTATCATCGTACAGCTGTGGTTGCTTCAGCAGGTGCGTTCTTAGGAACCTACCGCATTACAAAACGCCCTGATCATGCCATCATCGTTGGTGGAATTGTGGGAGTCCTCTTTCTTTTATACGAAATTCACAGTGTGCCTTCAGCTCCTTTTGAGATTGCACGGGATGATAGTGTAGATTTTCAGGCAAGTGAGCTTGCTGGTACAGTGGTGCCAAATGTAACACAGATAGACGCTCTTCAAAATCTTGTTACCTGTGCGATTATGATGACTGGTACAGCACTTGGTGCATGCTCAATTTGGAATTGTAATTGTGCGCAATTAATTTTGTATAACAAAGAAGTTGTTGAACAATCGTTTAAAACATTTAGGAACACTATTTTGGAGAGAGCTAAACCTGGAGAGCAAGAAACTGTCAAAAAATCGCACATTTCAGAAGGATGTGTGTGGGAAGATGTAAAAAAATGCCCACATTGCAATAAAATGGGAAATTTGACACTTGTAGACAGTACAATCATGCGAGAACTGATTCAGTTAATGCATGAAAAGAAATGGGATGAAATTGTTCCAAAAATTGAAAGAATTCCTCGGTTTGATAAAAAATCAGAAGAACTTGAAAATTCTGTTCCAGTGATGAATGTAAAGGGAGAAACGTATATGATTTCAAAGGGAGAACCTGTTCCAAAAGGTTATAGAATCAACGATCCTCTTTTAAAGTTAATGAACTACATCAACGAAGGCGGCGCTCTTGCAGCAGAAATACAAGATTGATCACCGAGAGGTTGAAAAAGGGGATATCTTTGTTGCGATCAAGGGACAGAAAGTCGATGGGCATGATTTTGTCAAAAAAATTGCCCCTGTTGCTAGCTTAGCTATTGTACAAAAAAAGCTGCCAGATTGTTTAATTCCACAACTTGTTGTCAAAGATCCTATTTTGCATTTGCAAAAATTGGCAAAAGAAAAACTCGAAGAAAAAAAACCGCTTGTGTGTGCCATCACGGGCGCTTTTGGAAAAACTTCAGCAAAAGATTTGCTTTTTTCTCTGGTTAGCCCTTTTATTTCCTGTGCAAGATCCCT
This genomic window from Chlamydiota bacterium contains:
- a CDS encoding NADH dehydrogenase-like protein; this encodes MHQESKIVIVGGGFAGLNAAKHLKKAACDIVVIDRTNHHLFQPLLYQVATSALSPSDIARPIRDILKKQSNASVVMASVDKVDLKAQQVQLENGHTIDYSHLILAPGARHSYFGHPEWEVIAKGLKSLDDALKIREHILFSFEKAERCDSEEEAKKYLTFVIVGAGPTGVEMSGAIAEIAHKTMLKNFSKIDPTKTQIFLINPHSPVLPSFPPSLGNRAEKDLKKLGVQVISNKRVTNITLDGVYMDQEFISARNVIWAAGNQASPLLKTLEGVELDPQGRVVVDPDLSVPNHPEVFVVGDAAHVKDKKGNPLPAISPAAIQQGRFVAKIIQKNIPKEKRSAFKYFDKGMLATVGKYKAIGKMGVFKFKGLLAWFVWGFVHVFYLAGFANKLLLLINWSFYFIAGQRNARIIQHTIQQEKEIDKPGSVD